CCTTGACCCGCTCGGGTTCCGCCGCAATCCGTTGGCGCGACGTTCGAAACGGGCGGAGCGAATCGTTCACGAACCTGGCGAGCGCCTGTTTATCTTCGACGCAGCCGATCTGCGCCGTCCTGCATTCCCGATCCACGCGCTTCACCCATTCCTCAGTTCCGAAAATCTTTTGGAGATCAAAGACGGGACAGATGTCGGGATTGCCGGGATCGCTCTTTCTCTTGCGGGCCGGGTCGGTGAGCATCTTCATCACCTTCTCGGTTGTTTCCTCTTCGGAATCGGAAAGGAGAATCGCGTTTCCGTAACGCTTGCTCATCTTTCGCCCATCAATGCCGCGAACGTACGGCGTCTCCGTCAGCAGCGCCTGCGGTTCGGGAAAGACTTCCGAATACAGATGATGAAAGCGCCGAACCAGCTCGCGCGCGAATTCCAGGTGGGGGACCTGATCCTGCCCGACGGGAACCGCGTGCGCCCGATAAACCAGAATATCCGCAGCCTGCAGCAGCGGATACCCGAGGAATCCATGAGTCGCGATATCGCGTCCCTCATATTCCTCCAGGGCCTCTTTATATGTGGGAACGCGCTCGAGCCATCCGAGCGGCGTAATCATGGAAAACAGCAGGTACAGTTCGGCGTGTTCCCTGACGTGCGACTGGACGAAAATGACGCTCTTATTCGGGTCGAGTCCGGCGGCAAGCCAGTCGTAAACCATCTCGAGGATATTCGATTGCACGTCCTGCGTGTTTTCATATTCCGTCGTAAGCGCGTGCCAATCGGCAACCATATAATGCGTCTCGTGGCCTTCGTCCTGAAGCTTTTTCCAGTTGCTCAAGGCGCCGAGAAGATGCCCGATGTGCAGTTTTCCGCTCGGGCGCATGCCGCTCAATATCCTCATCTTTTGCATCATTGTCTCCGGACTATCCGACCTCGTTATAATGCCTCTCCCTGAATTCGACGCCAAGCTCCCGCGCAAGCGCGCGACACGCTTCGAGCTCATCGGGATCGATATCGAGCGCCGTCACGGAGACGCGAGGAATATATTTCTTGCCTTCGCGTATGAAATCCAGGATTGAAAGGAAGGTTTTCGGGCCGAACTTCGGCCTGCAAAGCTCATAATACTTTTCCGCGTTGGAGCTGTTCAGACTGATCGAAATCGAATCGACCAGCCCCTCCAGCTCGGGAACAATGTTGCGCTTATAAAAAAGGTTTGCCTGCCCGTTGGTGTTGATCCGGACGGCGCAGCCCTTCTGTTTGAGGCTCATTGCCACCTGCTTTACCGCGTCCAACCGCAGGAGCGGCTCGCCTAATCCGCAGAACACGATTTCCTTGTAGGACCTGAGCGGATGTGTGTTGAGGGCGCCGACGATTTCCTCCGCCGACGGGTCGCGCTTGAGCAGCAGATTATGTCCCTTGACAAACGGGCTTTTGAAGCGCGTGCAGAACGCGCATTCGTTGGTGCAGGCGCCGGTGACATTGATGTAGAGAGAATCGCGTATCGGATAAACGATCACCTGTCCGTTCTCATTAAGCGGCAGTCCGAACAGGTTCTTCGCGTTGAGCGACGTGATCCGGTCGATATCGTCGACGCTGAGACCTTTCAGCCGCGCCAGCTCCTCGGCCACGTAACGGACGAAAGCGGGCTCATTTCGTTTGCCGCGCCGGGGCTGGGGCGCGAGATATGGCGCATCGGTTTCAAGCACCAATCGCTCCGTTGGCACCCGCTTGATGACCGCACGCAAATCCTCGGCATTCGGATATGTCAGCGTCCCGCCGACGGCGATATAAAAGCCCCATTCGAGTGCGCGCTCTGCAAGCCGATCGTCCCCCGAGAAGCAGTGGAGGACTCCGCCGGCCAGTTTATCGGCATATCGAGAGATGACTTCGGCGGCTTCCTCGTGGGCGTCCCGATCGTGGATGACCACCGGCAGATGCAGTTCCTCGGCGAGGGCCAGGTGCGCCTCGAACGCGGCAAACTGGCTGTCGCGCGGCGAGAGGTTCCGATAAAAATCCAGACCGGTCTCGCCGATCGCCACCACTTTCGGGTGTCGCGCCAGCTTCCTGAGTTCTTCAACGGCGGCGGAATCAACGGTTGCCGCATCGTGAGGGTGAACGCCGACGGCAGTCAAAAGGCGCGAGTTCTGTTCGGCCAGCGCGACGGCCCGCTTGCTCGATTCCAGGTCGAACCCGATCACCAGCGAATACTCTATCGCTGCGTCTTCCATATTCTTCAGGACTGCCGCCCAGTCATCGGTAAAGTCCGGCATTTGCAGATGTGAATGTGTGTCAATCACTCTCTTTCACCTTCGGAAACAGGGGCTTGCCCGGCCGTATTCGGGATGCGGGGTCGAGGCGCCCCCACTGATCGAGGTGCTCGAAATTAAGCTCATCGAATCGGTCGAGCCCGAGTTGCTCATACATCTGCGCCGCCGCCTGCGGCATGAACGGCGCAAGAAGTGTGGTGATGATCCGGAGCGACTCGGCCAGCGTGTAGAGCACCGTATCCAGCCGCGCCTTCTTATCGGGTGATTTCGCCAGTTCCCATGGCGCGTTTTCCTCCACAAATTTATTGCACCGGCGCACGAACGCCCAGATCTCCTCGAGGGCCAGACTGAACTGGAGCTGATCCATCTGCGGCTTCATGCGGGAGAATAAGGAACTCGCCATTTGGCGCAACTGCGCGTCCTCCTCGCCGGGATCGGGCTGCGGGATCAAGCCGTCGTTGTACCGTTTGATCATTGCGAGCGTCCGGCTCAAGAGGTTGCCGAGATCATTGGCCAGTTCGTTATTGATCCGGGTGATCATGGCCGCACGCGAAAAATCGCTGTCCTTGCCGAACGTGCCCTCGCGCAGGAGGAAGTAGCGTACCGCATCGAGTCCGTACGAATCGGCCAGCTTGATGGGGTCGATCACGTTTCCGAGCGATTTTGACATCTTCTGGCCTTCAACCGTCCACCAGCCGTGTCCGAACACGCGGGTGGGCAACGGAAGCTCTGCGGCCATCAACATGGCTGGCCAGATCACGGTGTGAAACCACAAAATCTCTTTTCCGATCAGGTGCAGATCCGCCGGCCAGTATGTGCGGAACTTTGTTTGATCGGTTCCGAACCCGACCGCGGTTATGTAATTGATCAGGGCGTCTACCCATACATAAATAACGCATTTTTCGTCGCCGGGAACCGGAATGCCCCAACTGACGGTGGTCCGACTGATGCTCAGATCCATCAATCCCTGCTGGATTCGGCTAACGATCTCATTGCGGCGGGTCTCAGGCTCAATAAAAGTCGGATTTTGTCGGATGTGTTCGAGAATCTTTTCGCCGAAGGCGGAAAGCTTGAAGAAATAGCTTTTCTCTTTTACTCTCTCGACCTTTCGGCCGCATTCCGGACAATTGCCATTCACCAGTTGTTTTTCAGTCCAGAAGGCCTCGTCCGGTACGCAATACCACCCCTCGTAATCACCCAGGTAGATGTGGCCGTGGTCCTGAAGCGTTTTGAAAAAAGCCTGCACGCCTGCTTCGTGGTAATCGTCAGTTGTCCGGATCAGGTGATCATAGCTTATGTTCAGCGTTTTCCAAGCCTTCTTGAATCCCTCAACGACAATATCGGCCCATTCTTTCGGCGTCTTTCCTCGCTCCTCCGCCGATCGCTGTATCTTGATGCCGTGTTCATCCGTAGCGGTCACGAAAAAGACGTTGTAGCCCTCCATCCGCTTGAAGCGGGCAAGCACGTCGGCCGCGATCGTGGTATAGGCGTGACCGATGTGAGGTATGTCATTCACATAGTATGCCGGTGTGGTCAGGTAGAATTTCCCTTTCGACATGCGGACTCTTATGCTCCTTGTTCTCCGGATTGCGTCTCGATGTCTCCGGCTTCGTCCACAACGTCCGCGGAATCCTCCTCGGGCGTTTCCTTTGCCGGTCCCCCCGCCTGCGCATAACAGGCATACTCGTACTGGATGCAGCACATCAGTCTTCCGCATTGTCCCGAGATTTTTGTCGGATTGAGCGCAAGGCTCTGTTTCTTCGCCATCTTGATCGAGACGGGCGAAAATTCCTGCAGGAATGAGACACAGCACAATGGGCGGCCGCAGCATCCTATTCCGCCGACCATGCGGGCTTCATCGCGAACTCCTATTTGCCGCAATTCGATGCGGGTGCGGAACTGGTGGGCAAGGTCTTTCACCAGCTCCCGAAAATCGACGCGCGTCTCCGACCGGAAGTAGAAGAGGATTTTGCTCTTGTCGAAAGCGACCTCAACGCCAACAAGCTTCATGCTCAATTCGCGTTCTTCTATCCTGTTTTCGCAGATTTTGAAAGCTTCTTCTTCGAGGCGCAGCAACTCCTCATAGTTCTTCTTGTCCTCGCTCGACGCCTTTCGAATCGCCTTCATCATCCCGCACAGGCACTTCGGCTCGAAGTCGATCGGTCGCGGCTCGACAATCACCTCTCCCAGTCTCAACCCCATATTGGTCTTGACAACGCACCAATCGCCTGGCTTCAGACTCAATCCTTCCGATTGAAAAGAAAAAAGGCGGTTTTCACTCTTGAATTTTATCTTTCCTATACAAATCATTTACAACACCCTCTTGCGAAGCAGCGCATCGGAGGCGTGCGCTTTTATTGGGAGGCGATTTTCTCGCCGGTCCGCATCCATGGCATGACTCTATTTCGCAGGGAGCGGAGATAGCACCTTGCCCGCTACGCGTGGCGCAACCCGAACAGGAGATCCAGAAAGACCCTGTCTTCCGCAACATAATGTGAACAGTAGGCGGAGGCCTGGTCAATGGACTCCACGTTCTGGAGCAGAACCGCCGAACTCATGCGTTCAGCCAGGCCGCGGAGCAGTTTCACCTTGTTTCGGTTAAAGATGAATTTGTCGATGCCTGTCTCCCTTAATATCAGTATATCCCGATACAACGTAAGCAGCAATCCGAGACAGTCATTCAAAAACTCCCGGTAATGCCTGTCAACAAAAGCTTTTCTGAGATCGGCCAAGGCCGATTTCGCCGAAGCTCCCGCCTCTTCCGGCGACGGCGCGATATCCTTCTCGGCCTGTTCCTGCAGTTTCAGTCGTTCATCGTTAAACAGCGCGAGCAGCCGATCATAAGCCTGCAAGCGCTCGGAACATCCGCCGAGCGAACTGATGATCCCGGTAATTGCCTCGAGCCGTTCCGGATCGGTGAACTGAAGCGCGCGCGTAACCTGTCCTTCAGCAAGCTCGGCGGCAACCGAAGCGCGTCCGGCCTCAACATGGAAATCGCGGACCAAAATTTTCTTGATGGTTTCGGCGGTAAGCCTGCCGAATTTCACCGGCTGACAACGTGAGGCGACTGTCGGCAGCATATTTTCCGGCCGATCAGTAATCAGTATGAAAACAGTGGAGGGAGGCGGTTCCTCGAAAGTTTTCAGCATCTTATTCGCTGAAGCGAGTCCGAGACGATCGGCCTCGGAAAAGATGAATACCTTGGTTCTTCCTTTTATCGGGCGCATATACGCGAAAGGAAGAAGACCCTCTATCTGGTTGACTGTGATGGTGGCCGACCTCTTCGTCGGCAGGATAATCTGGACGTCGGGATGCCTTCCTTCGCCAATCAGCCGGCACGAGGGACAGGCTCCGCACGGCCGCTCATCCAGCGCGCCCTCGCAATTCAAGGCGGCCGCGAATACTCGCGCCGTCAGTTTGCGCCCCACGCCTGAAGGGCCCAGGAACAGATAGGCATGAGCCACCCTCTGTTTGCTGAGCGCCGACCGCAGGGTTTTTACCGCAGTCGGCTGGTCCGCGATAGATGAGAAATTCATTGCACCTTCACGAGAAACGGTTCTATAAGTGACACGATGATTTTGTGCACGTGTTCGATTGAGCCGGATACAGGAATAATTTTCACACGGTCGGGTTCCGGCCGGGCGAGCTCGAGATAACCTTCGCGCACCCGCCGGTGAAATTCTTTGTCTTCCTGCTCGAGCCGGTCGCCGCCGCGGCTGCCGGTAAATTCGCGCTTTGCAGACACTGCGCGGCGAATGCCGACCTCGATGTCAAGATCGAGCAGGAATGTGACGTCGGGCTTCAGCCCGGAGGTCGCGTGCTCGTTCAATTTTCGTATGATCTTGCCGTCGATCCCTCGGCCGTGCCCCTGATATGCAAGGGTCGCGTCAAAGAACCGGTCGCAGATCACCCATTTTCCGCTCTGAAGCGCGGGTACAATGACTTCCTTGACAAGTTGCGCGCGCGCCGCGAGAAAAAGCAGTAATTCGGCCATCGGCGCCAGACCCGCAGACAGCGGCGACAGCAGTATCTGCCGGACTTGTTCACCGACTTCCGTCCCGCCGGGCTCGCGGGTCTCAACAAGACCGATGCCCTGCCTGCGCAAGTAGTCGGCGAGCAAAGCGGCCTGCGTCGTTTTGCCGCTCCCCTCAACGCCTTCTATGGTGATAAATTTCGCGCCCATCCGATCGTTCACGAATCAAAAGAATCCCGGACTATTTTTACCGACCGAAAAAATTCAAACAATTTCTCGTAAGAGCCCTCGCTAAGATATAAATCGAACTCTTCCATGTCCTCGCGAAGGGTTGCCATCGCCTCTCTTATCTCCTCGATATTCTCCAGGCAGATTTCGGTCCACATCTCGGGATCGCTTGCGGCGATGCGCGTGGTGTCAAGAAAGCCTTTTCCAACGAGCCGGTTGTCCTCAGGGGACAGCGTCCTCAGCCCTGCGACCAGAAGGGAGGCCGCAATATGGGGAAGATGGCTGGTGCGGGCCACAATCCTGTCGTGGGCTTCCGGCGCAACCTCAACAACTTTCGCGCCCAGCCGCGCCCACAACTCCTGAATGGTCTCATTCACCTGCGGATTCGTGGCCAACGTCGGCGTCACGAATACGGCCGCCCCCTCAAAAAGATCGGCCGAGGCGTGAGCCGCTCCTTTCCGATCGGACCCGGCGAGCGGATGGCTGCCGACGTACCGCATCGAAGCCCGCGGAAGTTCCTCAACGGCGCGCACGATATTGAGCTTCGTACTGCCTACGTCGGTGACATACGCATTCTCTTCAAGTGAGCTGTCCATTTCCGCAATAACTCCGGCCACAGATCCGACCGGCGTGCATACAACTACCAGATCGGCTCCGTTAACCGCTTCGGGAATATCCGGGGCGGCTTCATCGATCGCACCCGCTTTCGCGGCGTTTGCAAGCGACTGGTGGCTGCGTCCCAGGCCGGTGATAGAGCCGCAGAGCCCTCTCTTTTTCAGCGCCAGCCCGATAGAGCCCCCAATCAGGCCCACGCCGATAATAGCGACTTTTTCAAAGAAAGGATTCATCTCGTGTTTTGTCTTGAAGACAAGGAGGCTTTCCTTGCGGTTATCAGGGCCTCCGGCAAACTGAATGCGCCCTCATACAAAGCTTTCCCAATGATCATGCCGACGATCTTGCCCGGCGCGAGACGCGCGACGGCGGCGACATCATCCAGGCGCGCAATCCCGCCGGAAGCTATCAGCGAGACAGAACAGTGGTCGGCCATGTGCTTAAGGGCCTGAAGATTCGGGCCGGTCAGCATTCCGTCGCGGGCGATATCGGTGTAAATGATATGTCCTGCGCCTGCTCGCTCAACTTGTTCGGCAAACATGACGGCATCCATGGTCGTGACATCTTGCCACCCTCTTATGGCGACTCTCCCATCACGAGCATCGATACCGACGGCGATTCTGTCACCGAACTTGCTGCAGGCTTCGCGCAGAAAATCGGGCGACTGGAGCGCCGCCGTACCAAGGACGACTCGATTCGCGCCAATGGCAAGAACAGCGGAGACCGCATCGATGGTGCGATTGCCTCCTCCGAATTGGATAGGGATATCGACGGAGGCGCGAATGGTCTTTAATGAGGGCAGGTTGCGCGGCTCGCTCGACAGTGCGCCATCGAGATCGACAACGTGAAGCCACTGAGCTCCCTGGGCTGCCCATTGGCGGGCGACCGTCGCGGGATCATCGAAATAAACTTTTTCCCGTTCCGGCTTGCCCTGTTCAAGGCGGACACAGCGGCCGCCTTTGAGGTCAATCGCCGGATACAGAACCATTTTTATCCAGATGCGCCTTCGCGATTTCCACCAATTGACTGAATACCTGCCGGTCGTTCACCGCCAGTTCGGCCAGCATCTTGCGGTCAACATCGACCGAAGCCTTGCTCAACCCGTCAATAAGGCGATTGTAGGACAGCCCGTTCAACCGCGCAGCCGCGTTGATCCTGGTGATCCATAGCTTGCGAAAATCCCGCTTTCGGGCTTTCCGGTCGCGGTACGCGAAGCGCAGACTCCGAATGACGGCCTCATTGGCGGTGCGGAACATGCGGCTTTTCCCGCCATAGTACCCCGACGCCGACTTCAGGACTTTACGGCGCCGATTGCGCGACGCCGGATTGTTGCGTGCTCTTGGCATTGTTTATTCACTCCTTCAGGATATGATTCTGAAAAATCGTCAGACGGAGATCATGCGCTCGATCCTCTTCTGGTCGGATTTGGAAACGATCGCTGATTTCCTCAGCTTCCGCTTGCGCGAGCTCGTCTTCTTTGTCAGCAGGTGCCCTTTGTAAGCCCGGCTTCGCTTGAATTTTCCGGTAGCGGTCTTCTTGAACCGTTTTGCCGCCGACCGGTTGCTCTTCATCTTCGGCATGTTGGAATTCCTCTCAATCCAGACAAAAAAACTCCCTGCTCTCTTGTCGGTTAAATGATTTTTTGAACACCTAATTCTTGGGCGCCAGGACGATCGTCATGTTTCGGCCCTCGAGCCGTGGCGGCTGTTCAACGCTTGCGATATCCTGTGTCTCCTGAATCAGCCGCTCGAGAACCTTCTTGCCCAGTTCGGTATGAACCATTTCCCGGCCGCGAAACATCACCGTCACTTTCGTCTTGTTTCCTTCCGCCAGGAATTTCTGTATATGCTTCAATTTGAACTGGTAGTCATGCTCCTCAGTCTTTGGCCTGAACTTCATTTCCTTGACATTGATAACATGCTGATGCTTCTTTGCCTCTTTCGCCCGCTTGCTCTGCTCATACTTGTACTTGCCATAGTCCATGATCCTGCAAACGGGCGGAGTGGCCTTGGGCGCCACTTCGACCAGATCGAGCCCCAGCTCGCGAGCCTGCCTCAGGCCCTCATCCGCTGTGACTACGCCGACTTGTTCTCCGTCGGCTCCAATCAACCGGATTGATCTGGCGCGGACTCTTTCATTGACTCTTGGCTCCGTTGGCTTTATTGCGTACCACCTCCCAAAAACCTGAAAACAAAAAAAGATGGCAAAAGCCATCTTTCCCGCGCGTTATGCGCGAGTCTCATAACCTTGAGCGGCACCCGGCGCTTCAAGGTGAGAAGCTGCGGCTTCTGCTTTCTGCCTGTGGATTTCTCTCACGTTCCTATTTTTTCTCTTAAACTGAATACTAGCACATGCTTGCATTTCTTGTCAAGCGTATCCGGCCCAGAGGGTTTCGACAGTATCCACAAGATTTAGGTGAGAAATGAGGTTTTTGACAAAAGGATAACAACATTTTGTATTGTGAGCCCCTGATTTTCTTGACAAGCCCGCAAATTGGATGGTATACTTCAACAACAAGAGGCAGAACAGGTTTCGGCTTTTCCGTCACGTCAATCGTTCTTGGTCGCGCTGGGTGATGCAATCACTATGAGTCCTGAAGCTGTCATCGACATCGGCCGCGATGCTCTGCTCGTTACCCTTCTCATCGCGGCGCCGCCGCTTCTGGCCGGTCTGGCCGTCGGGTTAGTCATCAGCATATTCCAGGCGGTTACGCAGATCCAGGAGTTCACGCTGACCTTCATTCCAAAAATCCTGGCTGTCTTTATCGCCACCATTATCTTTCTGCCCTGGATGCTGCGAGTGTTCCTGGGTTTTACAACCAATTTGTTCATCCAGATTCCGATGTTCGGCAAATAAGGAGGGGGCCGGAGCCTGTCACATTCGCCTTGATGCCCCCCAACACGCGGAACCGCAAAATAGCGTCGGTATAGTTCCTCAAAGCTTCCTGCGCCTTCGGGGCGGGAACAACGAAGAGATGTATGGAAAACCCGTTCATCTTTACGCTGTCGCAGTTTGAGGGTTTCTTGCTGATCTTCATGCGTGTGGGCGCCATGCTGTTCGCCTCTCCCGTTTTCGGTGGAACAGCAGTGCCAACACAGGTGAGGATTTTCCTGTCGTTGATCCTGGCGCTGGTGTTGCTTCCGATTGTTGCAATACCTTATGATCTGCTGCCGCTGGATGTAGTCCCGCTGGGATGGCTGGCGATAAACGAGGTGCTGGTGGGCCTGGTCCTCGGCGTTTCGCTGACGTTTCTGTTCGCCGCGATCCAGTACGCGGGTCAGATCGTTGATTTTCAGATGGGCTTTAGCATTGTCAGTCTGATCGATCCGATGCAGGACGTGCAGATTCCGATCATGGGCTTGTTCCATTTTCTGATTGCGACGCTGATCTTTCTGGCAATGGATGCCCACCATTGGGTGATACGCGCGCTGACCGACAGCTTTAGCGTAATCCCCCTTTCGACCGCGGGATTCTCCGGATTGGTTCTCGGAGGGATTGTGAAGGCTTTTGGCGACCTGTTCGTCATCGCCATGAGAATAGCCGCACCGACTATAGCGGTTTTGATGCTGTACAATGCGGCACTCGGCATTATCGCCAAGACGGTTCCGCAGATCAATCTGTTGATCGTTGGATTCCCCGTTCGCATCGCGCTCGGGATGATCGTCGTTGCGCTGTCGCTGTCGTTCTTTCAGCCGTACTTGAGCCGGGCCTTCGACCTGATGGTGACAAACGTCTATTCGATCATGCGTCAGTTTTAAGGTGGTGAGATTGTGCCCGAACAATATGCCGGTGAGAAGACCGAGCCGGCGACCCCGCGCAGGCGGGAAGAGGTAAGAAAGAAAGGGCAGGTCGCCAAGAGCATTGATTTGAATTCGGCGCTCGTGCTTTTCGCGTCCATACTTTCGCTGTATTTCCTTGCACCGCGCCTCATGAAACTGCTGACCGACTTCACGAGGGCATACCTGGAAGACGCCGCTGCACTCGAGGTCGATGTGCACTCGATGCAGGCGCTGATGCTGCGGGCGGGACTGCAGGTGACCGATTTCTTCCTTCCGTTCATGGTGGTTGTTTTCGCGGTCGCGGTCCTGACAAATGTGGTGCAAGTCGGCTTCAAAATGAGCGGATATCCTCTGATTCCGCGCATCGAAAAGCTGAGCCCGGCGGCCGGGTTTCGGCGGATGTTTTCAGGGCGCGCGCTGGTGGAACTCCTGAAGGCTGTCTTTAAAATCGTCATCGTAGGGGTGATTGCCTTCGTCACGATCAGGGGCCACTTTGAGCGGTTGGTGGCGCTGGCCAATGTGGATGTGTGGGGAGCATGGGCCTTTTTCGGCAAGCTTACGTTTACGCTCGGGTTAAGGATTGCGATTGCGTTCATGGTGCTCGGATTGTTAGATTACGCTTTTCAGCGCTACCAGTTCGAGCAGGATATCAAGATGACGAAGGAAGAGGTGCGCCAGGAAATAAAGGATTTTGAGGGCGATCCTCAGATACGGGCCCGCATCAGGCGCGTGCGGAGGCAGATGGCGATGAACCGGATGATGGCCGAGGTGCCGCGGGCGCACGTGGTCATTACCAACCCGACGACGCTGGCGATCGCGCTCCGGTACGAGATGGAGAAGATGCGCGCGCCGGTTGTCGTCGCCAAAGGCGCACGGCTTATGGCCGATCGGATCCGAGAAAAAGCGATTGCCAGCAATGTGCCGGTTGTGGAGAACGCCCCACTGGCGCAGACGCTGTTCAAGAGTGTTGAAATCGGCGCGCCGATACCGGAGACACTGTACCAGGCAGTGGCCGAAGTGCTGGCATATGTATATCAGATAGACCGACGCAGCCGCGAGCAGTGGATGGGTGCGAGGCAGGCGGCGGCGCGGTAGGCGCTCTCTTCGATTGATTCCTTTTTGCGCCGCCGGGAAAAGGGGCTGAAACTATTCGGAAACACGGTATTCAGATGGGCGTGGGCGCCTGTCGGGTGAATGACAGATGCAGACCGTGATGAGCAGCAGGTTCTTGCGGATGATCCGCAACCAGGATGTGGTTGTGGCTCTCATCATCATTGGCATTCTCTTCATCATGCTGGTGAAGATTCCGGCGTGGACGCTCGATCTGCTTCTTACATTCAACATCTCGATCTCGGTGCTGATGATCCTCGTGACGATGTACGTCCGGGAACCGCTGCAGTTCTCGGTCTTCCCGTCGCTGTTGCTGGTGACGACGCTGTTCCGGCTGGCACTGAACGTCGCCTCGACTCGTTTGATCCTGATCGATGCGTATGCGGGAAGGGTCATCGAGGCCTTCGGCTCATTTGTTGTCGGGGGAAATTACCTTGTGGGGCTGGTTATTTTCCTCATCCTGGTGGTTATCCAGTTCGTCGTGATCACGCGCGGCGCGGGCCGCATTTCGGAGGTTGCGGCGCGCTTTACTCTTGATGCGATGCCGGGTAAGCAGATGAGTATAGACGCCGACCTGAACTCGGGGCTGATCACCGAGGACGAGGCGCGCGCGCGAAGGCGCACCATTGAGGACGAGGCGGATTTTTACGGCGCGATGGACGGCGC
The nucleotide sequence above comes from Candidatus Abyssobacteria bacterium SURF_5. Encoded proteins:
- the hisA gene encoding 1-(5-phosphoribosyl)-5-[(5-phosphoribosylamino)methylideneamino]imidazole-4-carboxamide isomerase, whose translation is MVLYPAIDLKGGRCVRLEQGKPEREKVYFDDPATVARQWAAQGAQWLHVVDLDGALSSEPRNLPSLKTIRASVDIPIQFGGGNRTIDAVSAVLAIGANRVVLGTAALQSPDFLREACSKFGDRIAVGIDARDGRVAIRGWQDVTTMDAVMFAEQVERAGAGHIIYTDIARDGMLTGPNLQALKHMADHCSVSLIASGGIARLDDVAAVARLAPGKIVGMIIGKALYEGAFSLPEALITARKASLSSRQNTR
- a CDS encoding 50S ribosomal protein L35, encoding MPKMKSNRSAAKRFKKTATGKFKRSRAYKGHLLTKKTSSRKRKLRKSAIVSKSDQKRIERMISV
- a CDS encoding prephenate dehydrogenase/arogenate dehydrogenase family protein; protein product: MNPFFEKVAIIGVGLIGGSIGLALKKRGLCGSITGLGRSHQSLANAAKAGAIDEAAPDIPEAVNGADLVVVCTPVGSVAGVIAEMDSSLEENAYVTDVGSTKLNIVRAVEELPRASMRYVGSHPLAGSDRKGAAHASADLFEGAAVFVTPTLATNPQVNETIQELWARLGAKVVEVAPEAHDRIVARTSHLPHIAASLLVAGLRTLSPEDNRLVGKGFLDTTRIAASDPEMWTEICLENIEEIREAMATLREDMEEFDLYLSEGSYEKLFEFFRSVKIVRDSFDS
- a CDS encoding 50S ribosomal protein L20 — its product is MPRARNNPASRNRRRKVLKSASGYYGGKSRMFRTANEAVIRSLRFAYRDRKARKRDFRKLWITRINAAARLNGLSYNRLIDGLSKASVDVDRKMLAELAVNDRQVFSQLVEIAKAHLDKNGSVSGD
- the metG gene encoding methionine--tRNA ligase; translation: MSKGKFYLTTPAYYVNDIPHIGHAYTTIAADVLARFKRMEGYNVFFVTATDEHGIKIQRSAEERGKTPKEWADIVVEGFKKAWKTLNISYDHLIRTTDDYHEAGVQAFFKTLQDHGHIYLGDYEGWYCVPDEAFWTEKQLVNGNCPECGRKVERVKEKSYFFKLSAFGEKILEHIRQNPTFIEPETRRNEIVSRIQQGLMDLSISRTTVSWGIPVPGDEKCVIYVWVDALINYITAVGFGTDQTKFRTYWPADLHLIGKEILWFHTVIWPAMLMAAELPLPTRVFGHGWWTVEGQKMSKSLGNVIDPIKLADSYGLDAVRYFLLREGTFGKDSDFSRAAMITRINNELANDLGNLLSRTLAMIKRYNDGLIPQPDPGEEDAQLRQMASSLFSRMKPQMDQLQFSLALEEIWAFVRRCNKFVEENAPWELAKSPDKKARLDTVLYTLAESLRIITTLLAPFMPQAAAQMYEQLGLDRFDELNFEHLDQWGRLDPASRIRPGKPLFPKVKESD
- the holB gene encoding DNA polymerase III subunit delta', with the protein product MNFSSIADQPTAVKTLRSALSKQRVAHAYLFLGPSGVGRKLTARVFAAALNCEGALDERPCGACPSCRLIGEGRHPDVQIILPTKRSATITVNQIEGLLPFAYMRPIKGRTKVFIFSEADRLGLASANKMLKTFEEPPPSTVFILITDRPENMLPTVASRCQPVKFGRLTAETIKKILVRDFHVEAGRASVAAELAEGQVTRALQFTDPERLEAITGIISSLGGCSERLQAYDRLLALFNDERLKLQEQAEKDIAPSPEEAGASAKSALADLRKAFVDRHYREFLNDCLGLLLTLYRDILILRETGIDKFIFNRNKVKLLRGLAERMSSAVLLQNVESIDQASAYCSHYVAEDRVFLDLLFGLRHA
- the trpS gene encoding tryptophan--tRNA ligase; the encoded protein is MQKMRILSGMRPSGKLHIGHLLGALSNWKKLQDEGHETHYMVADWHALTTEYENTQDVQSNILEMVYDWLAAGLDPNKSVIFVQSHVREHAELYLLFSMITPLGWLERVPTYKEALEEYEGRDIATHGFLGYPLLQAADILVYRAHAVPVGQDQVPHLEFARELVRRFHHLYSEVFPEPQALLTETPYVRGIDGRKMSKRYGNAILLSDSEEETTEKVMKMLTDPARKRKSDPGNPDICPVFDLQKIFGTEEWVKRVDRECRTAQIGCVEDKQALARFVNDSLRPFRTSRQRIAAEPERVKAILAEGAEKARKAARATMAEVRKAMRI
- a CDS encoding dTMP kinase; amino-acid sequence: MGAKFITIEGVEGSGKTTQAALLADYLRRQGIGLVETREPGGTEVGEQVRQILLSPLSAGLAPMAELLLFLAARAQLVKEVIVPALQSGKWVICDRFFDATLAYQGHGRGIDGKIIRKLNEHATSGLKPDVTFLLDLDIEVGIRRAVSAKREFTGSRGGDRLEQEDKEFHRRVREGYLELARPEPDRVKIIPVSGSIEHVHKIIVSLIEPFLVKVQ
- a CDS encoding YchF/TatD family DNA exonuclease yields the protein MPDFTDDWAAVLKNMEDAAIEYSLVIGFDLESSKRAVALAEQNSRLLTAVGVHPHDAATVDSAAVEELRKLARHPKVVAIGETGLDFYRNLSPRDSQFAAFEAHLALAEELHLPVVIHDRDAHEEAAEVISRYADKLAGGVLHCFSGDDRLAERALEWGFYIAVGGTLTYPNAEDLRAVIKRVPTERLVLETDAPYLAPQPRRGKRNEPAFVRYVAEELARLKGLSVDDIDRITSLNAKNLFGLPLNENGQVIVYPIRDSLYINVTGACTNECAFCTRFKSPFVKGHNLLLKRDPSAEEIVGALNTHPLRSYKEIVFCGLGEPLLRLDAVKQVAMSLKQKGCAVRINTNGQANLFYKRNIVPELEGLVDSISISLNSSNAEKYYELCRPKFGPKTFLSILDFIREGKKYIPRVSVTALDIDPDELEACRALARELGVEFRERHYNEVG